One Mugil cephalus isolate CIBA_MC_2020 chromosome 10, CIBA_Mcephalus_1.1, whole genome shotgun sequence genomic window carries:
- the foxl1 gene encoding forkhead box protein L1, which yields MTLYHGRLPSLGVASPALSLSGPPLIYLYGGDRGRVVPTSLSFVPARQEPPQKPPYSYIALIAMAIKSAPEQRATLSGIYQFIMDRFPFYHDNKQGWQNSIRHNLSLNDCFIKVPREKGRPGKGSYWTLDTKCLDMFENGNYRRRKRKAKSQLEDSKAAGHKRSKGPGSSRDPQDSLKHQVGSRIEEAPSGEIKETQPDTKTVLVELNHAEQPQNPPMQRLKVSPGQDSSASAGRRLGALHPEPWIWMDGAHPLDAPLHREPEERRSAFSSRERGPLSSSCAGNTNLASPAQDRPKGNAPSRDKSKGFSIESLLSKSEDETRSSGSGSGSSGGGGGILGLPAETCAQSPAFSSSVVLGARQHPLYQMGFPLCSYLSLTHPDRVLHFQ from the coding sequence ATGACTCTGTACCACGGCCGTCTTCCGTCGCTCGGCGTAGCCTCCCCGGCTTTGAGCCTCTCCGGGCCGCCGCTCATCTACTTGTACGGGGGAGACCGCGGACGGGTCGTGCCCACCTCTCTGAGCTTCGTGCCGGCGCGACAGGAGCCTCCGCAGAAGCCGCCCTACAGCTACATCGCGCTCATCGCCATGGCCATCAAGAGCGCGCCGGAGCAGCGCGCAACGCTCAGCGGCATCTACCAGTTCATCATGGACCGCTTCCCCTTCTACCACGACAACAAGCAGGGCTGGCAGAACTCCATCCGCCACAACCTGTCTCTGAATGACTGCTTCATCAAGGTGCCCCGGGAGAAGGGCCGGCCGGGCAAAGGCAGCTACTGGACGCTGGACACCAAGTGTCTGGATATGTTCGAAAACGGGAACTACCgccggaggaagaggaaggcgAAGAGCCAGCTGGAGGACTCGAAAGCCGCTGGGCACAAGCGCAGCAAGGGCCCGGGGTCATCCAGGGACCCCCAAGACTCTCTGAAACACCAGGTTGGCTCGAGGATAGAAGAAGCGCCATCTGGAGAGATAAAGGAGACGCAACCAGACACGAAGACTGTTCTGGTGGAGTTAAACCACGCGGAGCAGCCGCAGAATCCCCCGATGCAGAGACTCAAAGTGTCTCCCGGACAAGACTCCTCCGCGTCCGCCGGCAGGAGACTTGGAGCCCTGCACCCTGAGCCGTGGATATGGATGGACGGCGCGCATCCCCTTGACGCGCCCCTCCACCGGGAGCCCGAGGAGAGAAGGTCCGCGTTCAGTTCAAGAGAACGAGGtccactcagcagcagctgcGCGGGGAACACAAACTTGGCCTCGCCGGCGCAGGACAGGCCGAAGGGGAACGCTCCGAGCAGGGATAAGTCGAAAGGTTTTAGCATCGAGAGCCTGTTGTCGAAAAGCGAAGACGAGACGCGCAGCAGCGGCAgtggcagcggcagcagcggcggcggcggcggcatcCTGGGGCTCCCGGCCGAGACATGCGCACAGAGTCCAGCTTTCAGTTCGTCAGTGGTCCTCGGGGCTCGACAGCATCCCCTGTACCAGATGGGATTCCCTCTCTGCTCCTACCTGTCACTCACCCACCCTGACAGAGTGCTGCATTTTCAATGA
- the acd gene encoding adrenocortical dysplasia protein homolog, whose protein sequence is MRRRARNQLSPWIEGLILSYDHQRPDEAGEAGEAGGRSRSSAPLRAHVVGVDELTPSQVQCSDGGPTGLLFLSDGVLRIPALLTASGWEHLQEREERETFTGLVHATVSISDFRMRFYMNPELNKCRFFLSVGRLDTMSVGVPKEVTHCCTTLSSVRGKMAETWRALLCLEDSQRSQECLDLSELLGEWYQECVQAVLEDIWSRLTAPQPSTSSSPPATRWDVDRVRYKGERPFVVPVRCLLMPEEDPLQLEANPPPPPPPPPPPPPPDAERPTPPPATEGQSSPLPVEDSELHQHHDVLTELTERPLSNPWDIFTPPCISSSSFDASPDTETTTPPPPPLPPPVASQPEHVSSFFTSTQLPIDASKESSTFLPPYQNPPSSLDTSLSSGPSPPDQRCTATTGHDPPQEQRDAKRKRSDEEKEEEEEEEEEEVSGNPPTWILDSGASGSEVGISPDRPPVQRKTVSAHDDGAAFSYSYRASGQNLQDFSRFRVTESLLRWAIKYLVGPGPTGNPPDIV, encoded by the coding sequence atgcGTCGCCGCGCTCGGAACCAACTGTCTCCGTGGATCGAGGGTTTGATTCTGAGCTACGACCACCAGCGGCCGGATGAAGCGGGTGAAGCGGGTGAAGCCGGcggcaggagcaggagcagcgcCCCGCTGAGGGCTCATGTCGTCGGGGTGGATGAGTTGACTCCGTCCCAGGTCCAGTGCTCCGACGGCGGCCCCACGGGGCTGCTCTTCCTCTCCGACGGGGTCCTCCGGATCCCCGCGCTCCTCACGGCCTCCGGCTGGGAGCACCTGCAGGAGCGGGAGGAGCGAGAGACCTTCACCGGCCTGGTCCACGCCACCGTGAGCATCAGCGACTTCCGAATGCGCTTTTACATGAACCCCGAGCTGAACAAGTGCAGGTTCTTCCTGTCGGTGGGGCGGCTGGACACGATGTCCGTGGGTGTCCCGAAAGAAGTCACCCACTGCTGCACGACCCTGTCCTCGGTCAGGGGGAAGATGGCGGAGACGTGGAGGGCCCTGCTGTGTCTGGAGGACTCCCAGAGGAGCCAGGAGTGCTTGGACCTGTCTGAGCTGCTGGGGGAGTGGTACCAGGAGTGTGTGCAGGCGGTGCTGGAGGACATCTGGTCCAGGCTGACGGCTCCTcagccctccacctcctcctcgcctccAGCGACCCGCTGGGACGTGGACAGGGTCAGGTATAAGGGGGAGAGACCTTTCGTTGTCCCCGTGAGGTGTCTTCTCATGCCAGAGGAGGATCCTCTGCAGCTGGAGgcaaatcctcctcctcctcctcctcctcctcctcctcctccccctcctgatGCTGAGAGGCCGACACCTCCTCCTGCCACTGAAGGTCAGAGTTCTCCTCTCCCCGTGGAGGACAGTGAACTACACCAGCACCACGATGTCCTCACAGAACTAACTGAGAGGCCTTTGTCCAACCCGTGGGACATATTCACTCCTCCatgcatctcctcctcctccttcgatGCTTCCCCAGatacagaaacaacaacacctcctcctccaccgctgCCGCCGCCCGTCGCATCCCAACCTGAACAcgtctcctccttcttcaccaGCACTCAGCTTCCCATCGACGCCTCCAAGGAGTCCAGCACCTTCCTCCCTCCGTACCAGAACCCACCGAGCAGCCTGGACACGTCCTTGTCCTCTGGTCCCAGTCCCCCGGACCAACGCTGCACCGCCACCACGGGACACGACCCCCCCCAGGAACAAAGAGAcgcaaagaggaagagaagtgatgaagaaaaggaggaggaggaggaggaggaggaggaggaagtcagCGGGAACCCTCCGACGTGGATCCTGGACTCTGGAGCCTCCGGGTCCGAGGTGGGAATCAGCCCCGACAGGCCCCCGGTCCAGAGAAAGACTGTGAGCGCCCATGACGACGGCGCCGCCTTCTCGTACTCGTACCGAGCGTCTGGACAGAACCTGCAGGACTTCAGCCGGTTCAGGGTCACAGAGTCGCTGCTGAGGTGGGCCATCAAATATCTGGTCGGTCCAGGGCCGACGGGAAACCCCCCCGACATCGTCTGA
- the gan gene encoding gigaxonin produces MPDPPCTDPSSKVTDPQHSQKLLRVLRTFWQEQSFHDALLVVDGDELPVQKNILAAASPYIRTKLNYNPPKEDGSTYRIELQGVSMGIMKQILDYIFSGEISLSEETIQEMVQASDLLLMTDLKSLCCQFLESCITAENCIGIRLFSLHYCLYHVHYAATEFLQTHFRDVALTEEFRELPPSRLCEVLAMEKLNVGNEKHVLEAVVRWFAHDPDERRVHMKEVMSAVWLQGLDLSYLREQALGEPLMREVIREYCQTVLAAGQLQGEAMLAAFKPRGYSECIVIAGGEDRKSRKPTAVTRCMCPLYDTNRQSWIELQPMSVARVGHGVMAAEGFLFVIGGTDELNTVLDTGEKYDPDSNSWSPITPMLQARQNFGVVELDGLIYVLGGENEETELITVEVFDPNFNTWKMQTSMTMIRKVGCYASMNKKIYAIGGGSYGKLFDSVECFDPKTLQWTGLCPLKERRFGSVACGVGQELYVFGGVRSQENDNPEQRTMMTCKSEFYHDEMRRWMLLDDQNLCIQTSSSFVYGAVAIGASIYVVGDLDTGTSFDYIREFRRSTGTWHRTKPMLPSDLSKTSCASLRIANCRLFRLQLSQGMFRIRV; encoded by the exons ATGCCCGACCCTCCATGCACAGATCCAAGCTCCAAGGTGACAGACCCCCAGCATTCCCAGAAACTCCTGCGGGTCCTCCGCACCTTCTGGCAGGAGCAGAGTTTCCATGATGCGCTGCTGGTTGTCGATGGAGACGAGCTTCCCGTGCAGAAAAACATCCTGGCTGCTGCGAGCCCTTACATCAG GACCAAGCTGAACTACAACCCTCCAAAAGAAGATGGGTCCACGTACAGGATCGAGCTGCAGGGCGTCTCCATGGGCATCATGAAGCAGATCCTGGACTATATCTTCAGCGGAGAA ATCAGTCTGAGCGAAGAGACCATCCAGGAAATGGTGCAGGCGTCGGACCTCCTCCTCATGACCGACCTCAAGTCGCTGTGCTGCCAGTTCCTGGAGAGCTGCATCACGGCTGAGAACTGCATCGGCATCCGGCTCTTCTCCCTTCACTACTGCCTCTACCACGTCCACTATGCCGCCACCGAGTTCTTGCAGACGCATTTCCGCGACGTGGCGCTCACCGAGGAGTTCAGGGAGCTGCCGCCATCCCGGCTCTGCGAGGTCCTGGCCATGGAGAAGCTGAACGTGGGCAACGAGAAGCATGTGCTGGAGGCCGTGGTCCGATGGTTCGCACACGACCCGGACGAACGCCGG GTGCACATGAAGGAGGTGATGTCTGCTGTGTGGCTGCAGGGCTTGGACCTGAGTTACCTGAGAGAGCAG GCTTTGGGGGAGCCCCTGATGAGGGAGGTGATCAGAGAGTACTGTCAGACGGTGCTGGCGGCGGGTCAGCTGCAGGGGGAGGCCATGCTCGCCGCCTTCAAACCCCGAGGCTACTCTGAGTGCATCGTCATCGCCGGCGGAGAAGATCGCAA AAGCAGGAAGCCGACGGCGGTGACGCGCTGCATGTGTCCTCTGTACGACACCAACCGTCAGTCCTGGATCGAGCTGCAGCCAATGAGCGTCGCCCGGGTTGGTCACGGCGTGATGGCCGCCG aGGGTTTCCTGTTCGTCATCGGGGGAACAGATGAACTCAACACGGTGCTGGACACGGGAGAGAAATACGATCCCGACTCCAACAGCTGGAGTCCCATCACCCCGATGCTGCAG GCTCGTCAGAACTTCGGTGTGGTGGAGCTGGACGGCCTGATCTACGTCCTCGGAGGAGAGAACGAGGAGACGGAGCTGATCACGGTGGAAGTTTTTGACCCAAACTTCAATACCTGGAAAATGCAGACCAGCATGACCATGATCCGCAag gttggCTGCTACGCCTCCATGAATAAGAAGATCTACGCCATCGGAGGGGGATCCTATGGGAAGCTGTTTGACTCCGTTGAATGCTTCGACCCTAAGACCCTGCAGTGGACAGGACTCTGTCCTCTGAAAGAAAGAAG ATTCGGTTCGGTGGCTTGCGGCGTCGGCCAGGAGCTCTACGTCTTCGGTGGCGTCAGAAGCCAAGAGAACGACAACCCTGAACAAAGAACCATGATGACCTGCAAGTCCGAGTTCTACCACGACGAGATGAGGAG GTGGATGCTCCTCGATGACCAGAACCTGTGTATCCAGACCAGCTCGTCCTTCGTCTATGGCGCCGTGGCCATTGGGGCCAGTATCTACGTAGTGGGGGATCTGGACACGG GAACGAGCTTCGACTACATCCGCGAGTTCCGTCGCAGCACCGGGACCTGGCATCGCACCAAGCCCATGTTACCCAGCGACCTCTCCAAGACGAGCTGCGCGTCGCTGCGCATCGCAAACTGCCGACTGTTCCGCCTTCAGCTGAGCCAGGGCATGTTCCGAATCAGAGTCTGA